The following are encoded together in the Anaerostipes caccae L1-92 genome:
- a CDS encoding ClpP family protease, which translates to MNEDQRNEIRDTGELDLGGIHVMTVIGEIEGHQLSPQNSKTTKYEHMIPALAKAEYSDDIKGILILLNTVGGDVECGLALAEMIASLSKPTVTLVLGGSHSIGVPLAVSSDYSFIVKSATMMIHPVRSSGTFIGVLQSYRNIEKIQDRITRFISDHSDIAEDKVEELMLHIGEQVKDAGTVLEGEQAVELGLINEIGGMSEAFAKLKELIQNTSEN; encoded by the coding sequence ATGAATGAAGATCAAAGAAATGAGATAAGAGATACCGGAGAACTGGACCTGGGCGGGATTCATGTCATGACGGTCATAGGAGAGATCGAGGGGCATCAGCTGTCCCCGCAGAACTCCAAGACAACCAAATATGAGCATATGATCCCTGCGCTTGCCAAAGCAGAGTACTCTGACGATATCAAGGGGATACTGATTCTGCTCAATACGGTTGGAGGGGATGTGGAATGTGGGCTTGCCCTTGCGGAAATGATTGCTTCCCTGAGTAAACCAACGGTAACGCTTGTATTGGGAGGGAGCCATTCCATCGGAGTGCCTCTTGCAGTCTCTTCTGACTATTCATTTATTGTTAAAAGTGCAACAATGATGATCCATCCGGTGCGCTCCAGCGGAACCTTCATCGGTGTGCTTCAAAGCTACCGTAATATTGAGAAGATTCAGGACCGTATTACCAGATTCATCAGCGATCACTCTGACATTGCGGAGGATAAGGTGGAAGAACTGATGCTGCACATCGGAGAACAGGTGAAAGACGCAGGAACCGTACTTGAGGGAGAACAGGCGGTGGAACTGGGCCTGATCAATGAAATCGGGGGCATGAGCGAGGCCTTTGCAAAGCTTAAGGAACTCATACAAAATACCTCGGAAAACTGA
- the cmk gene encoding (d)CMP kinase, with amino-acid sequence MYSIAIDGPAGAGKSTIAKTIAKKLEFIYVDTGAMYRAMALYFIRSQIDYTDEAAIDAACKDIRVSITYENGMQQVILNGENVTGQIRTEKVGNMASKTSAYPSVRAALLDLQRNLAKTADILMDGRDIGTNVLPDADLKIYLTASVEVRAKRRYDELIEKGQEADLAVIEEDIKKRDHQDMTRDIAPLRQAEDAVLVDSSGMTIEEVADTVIREFEKVK; translated from the coding sequence ATGTACAGTATTGCCATTGACGGCCCGGCGGGAGCCGGAAAGAGCACGATCGCAAAAACAATCGCAAAAAAATTGGAATTTATCTATGTGGATACGGGAGCCATGTACCGGGCCATGGCTTTGTATTTTATCCGCAGCCAGATCGATTATACAGATGAAGCGGCCATTGACGCTGCCTGTAAGGATATAAGAGTCAGCATAACTTATGAGAACGGGATGCAGCAGGTGATTTTAAACGGAGAAAATGTGACCGGGCAGATCCGGACGGAGAAAGTGGGGAATATGGCATCCAAGACATCCGCATATCCTTCTGTGAGGGCTGCTCTTTTAGATCTGCAGAGAAATCTCGCAAAAACTGCGGACATTTTAATGGACGGAAGGGATATCGGGACCAATGTGCTTCCCGATGCGGATTTAAAAATATATTTGACGGCTTCCGTGGAGGTCAGGGCAAAGCGCCGCTATGATGAACTCATTGAGAAAGGGCAGGAGGCAGATCTTGCTGTCATTGAAGAAGATATAAAGAAAAGGGACCACCAGGATATGACCAGAGACATCGCGCCGCTTAGACAGGCGGAGGATGCGGTTCTCGTGGATTCTTCCGGGATGACGATCGAAGAAGTAGCCGATACGGTGATCCGCGAATTTGAAAAGGTGAAATAA
- a CDS encoding bifunctional 4-hydroxy-3-methylbut-2-enyl diphosphate reductase/30S ribosomal protein S1 gives MEVNLAKTAGFCFGVRRAVDKVYEEAGKEQVYTYGPIIHNSEVVSDLEQRGVKVLRSRKELEQISEGTVIIRSHGVAKDIYELIRQKGLHLVDATCPFVLKIHRIVEKASAEGKQILIIGSSEHPEVEGIRGWCSGEVHVISDAEGLSGVELGDKPACVVSQTTFNYNKFQDIVEIIKEKSYHIEVCNTICNATEERQLEAKSIAHDVDAMIVIGDRQSSNSQKLYEISKKECGNTFFVQTLKDLDLKLFESTGKVGITAGASTPEKIIKEVHASMTEKSFEQLLEESLVTIRNGEVVEGTVIDVKPDEIILNIGYKADGILTRSEYSNDAANLDLTTIAKVGDTMETKVLKVNDGEGQVLLTYKRLAAEKGNKRLEEAYENKEVLKAPVAQVLDGGLSVIIDEARVFIPASLVSDSYERDLKKYDGQEIEFVISEFNPRKRRVIGDRKQLLVAAKKEKQKELFAKIEPGMKIDGVVKNVTDFGAFIDLGGADGLLHISEMSWGRVENPKKVFSIGDKVTVLIKDIQGEKIALSLKFPEENPWLKAEEKYKVGNVVDGKVARMTDFGAFVELESGIDALLHVSQIAKEHIDKPSDVLSVGQEITAKVVDFKKDEKKISLSMKALLNDNAEDAE, from the coding sequence ATGGAAGTAAACTTAGCGAAAACAGCAGGATTTTGTTTCGGTGTCAGACGCGCGGTGGATAAGGTATATGAGGAGGCAGGAAAAGAACAGGTCTATACATACGGACCGATCATCCATAACTCGGAAGTGGTCTCCGATCTGGAACAAAGAGGCGTAAAAGTCCTCCGTTCCAGAAAAGAACTGGAGCAGATTTCAGAGGGAACCGTGATCATCCGGTCCCACGGCGTGGCAAAGGATATTTATGAGCTGATCCGGCAGAAGGGGCTGCATCTGGTAGATGCCACCTGTCCTTTTGTCTTAAAGATCCACAGGATCGTGGAGAAGGCCAGTGCCGAAGGAAAACAGATCCTGATCATCGGCAGCTCGGAGCATCCCGAGGTAGAAGGAATCAGGGGCTGGTGCAGCGGAGAAGTCCATGTGATCTCCGATGCAGAGGGGCTTTCGGGAGTCGAACTCGGAGACAAACCGGCCTGTGTTGTTTCACAGACGACATTTAATTACAATAAATTTCAAGATATAGTTGAAATTATCAAGGAAAAGAGTTATCATATAGAAGTATGTAATACAATTTGTAATGCCACAGAAGAGCGTCAACTGGAAGCAAAATCTATAGCACACGATGTAGATGCAATGATTGTCATTGGCGACAGACAAAGTTCTAACAGCCAGAAATTATATGAGATCAGCAAAAAAGAGTGTGGGAACACCTTTTTTGTGCAGACACTTAAAGACCTGGATTTGAAACTTTTTGAATCGACTGGTAAGGTAGGTATTACAGCGGGGGCATCCACCCCAGAGAAAATTATCAAGGAGGTTCATGCTAGCATGACGGAAAAGAGTTTTGAACAATTATTAGAGGAAAGTTTAGTTACGATTCGTAACGGAGAGGTAGTGGAAGGAACAGTCATTGACGTAAAACCAGATGAGATCATCTTAAACATCGGTTACAAAGCTGACGGTATCCTGACACGCAGTGAGTACTCTAATGATGCGGCTAACTTAGATTTAACAACGATCGCCAAAGTAGGGGATACGATGGAGACAAAAGTCCTTAAAGTGAACGACGGAGAAGGACAAGTGTTGTTGACATATAAGAGACTGGCAGCAGAAAAAGGCAACAAGCGCCTGGAAGAAGCTTACGAAAACAAGGAAGTGCTCAAAGCGCCTGTGGCTCAGGTTTTAGATGGTGGTTTAAGTGTGATTATTGATGAGGCGAGAGTCTTCATCCCGGCAAGCCTTGTATCTGATTCTTACGAGAGAGACTTAAAGAAATACGACGGACAGGAAATCGAGTTTGTCATCAGTGAGTTTAACCCGAGAAAGAGAAGAGTCATCGGAGACCGCAAGCAGTTGTTAGTGGCTGCAAAGAAAGAAAAACAGAAAGAATTATTCGCAAAGATCGAGCCTGGAATGAAGATCGACGGAGTTGTCAAGAACGTGACAGACTTCGGTGCATTCATCGACTTAGGCGGCGCAGACGGACTGCTTCATATTTCAGAGATGTCCTGGGGACGTGTGGAAAATCCGAAAAAGGTATTTTCTATCGGTGATAAGGTAACTGTACTGATCAAGGATATCCAGGGTGAAAAGATCGCGCTGAGCCTGAAATTCCCAGAGGAAAATCCATGGTTAAAGGCAGAAGAGAAATACAAAGTTGGCAATGTTGTGGACGGAAAAGTCGCACGTATGACAGATTTCGGAGCATTTGTTGAGCTGGAATCAGGCATTGACGCACTGCTTCACGTTTCTCAGATTGCCAAGGAACATATTGACAAGCCATCTGATGTTTTATCCGTTGGACAGGAAATCACAGCCAAAGTCGTTGACTTCAAAAAGGATGAAAAGAAGATCAGCTTGAGCATGAAAGCATTGCTCAATGACAATGCAGAGGATGCAGAATAA
- a CDS encoding pyruvate carboxylase, with protein MQIKKFKKVLVANRGEIAIRVFRALNELGITTVGVFSKEDRYALFRSKADESYQLNPDKGPIDAYLDIKTIIRIAKEKNVDAIHPGYGFLSENPEFVDACERHGITFIGPTSDIMRAMGDKISSKQMAIKADVPIIPGVDHAVYSEKEVIEIAEKVGYPVMLKASNGGGGRGMRIVHTAEDMPKEYAEARDESKKAFGDDQIFIEKYLKSPKHIEVQIIGDNYGNVVHLYDRDCSVQRRHQKVVEYAPAFSIPEETRKVIFDSSLRLAKTVGYRNAGTLEFLVDADNNPYFIEMNPRVQVEHTVTEMVTGIDIVQTQILVAQGYALDSDEIQIPSQESVETTGYAIQTRITTEDPSNNFLPDTGKITVYRSGAGNGIRLDGGNAYAGAEITPYYDSLLVKACSHDRTFLGAVMKSTRVLKETRIRGIKTNIPFLINVLNHETFKSGQCYTTFIEDTPELFLFAASQDRATKILEFLGNKMVNEQKAEEKPFFEDRVLPKYDKKKEIYGARDEFLKLGAEGYTQKILNDKKLYVTDTTMRDAQQSLMATRMRTKDLAGAAKASNQYMANAFSMEAWGGATYDTSYRFLKESPWVRLALLRERMPNTLIQMLLRASNAVGYKNYPDNVVTTFIEEAASRGVDVFRIFDSLNWVENMKLPIETALKTGKIVEGAICYTGDILNPDETKYTLDYYVKKAKELESLGCHIFTIKDMAGLVKPYAAEKLIKTLKEELNIPVNLHTHDSTGNGVSTLLKAAEAGVDIVDCAIGSMSSMTSNPSMNSLTEALRGTERDTGLVPDELTELSQYYERLRPVYKQFESGMDAPNTEIYKYEIPGGQYSNLLAQVKEMGAAEDFEEIKSLYKDANDLLGNIVKVTPSSKVVGDFAIFMFKNGLTKENILTEGRGLSYPDSVVEYFEGMIGQPEGGFPKELQAIVLKGKEPITVRPGSLIPPEDFDQIKKGLKEFFYIDTMEDEKTLHRKAISYAMYPKVYEDYCRHFEAYNDVTRLESHVYFYGLRKGEETTLTIGEGKDLIIKFVDMSEPDENGYRLLEFEVNGSMREVKILDRNLEVKADHRIKADKSNPGHLGSTIPGTVGKVLVKEGDPVTVNMPLLTVEAMKMETTVVSKVNGKVDKIYVNEGEQVNQEDLLVSFEIEEE; from the coding sequence ATGCAAATAAAGAAATTTAAAAAAGTATTAGTAGCCAACCGCGGTGAGATTGCGATCCGTGTATTCCGTGCTCTCAATGAGCTGGGGATTACCACTGTTGGTGTATTTTCAAAAGAAGACCGCTATGCATTGTTCCGCTCCAAGGCGGATGAGTCATATCAGCTGAATCCGGATAAAGGACCGATCGATGCGTATCTGGATATCAAGACCATCATCCGGATTGCCAAAGAGAAAAATGTGGATGCGATCCATCCGGGGTATGGATTCCTGTCTGAAAATCCGGAATTTGTAGATGCCTGTGAGAGACACGGGATTACCTTTATCGGACCGACATCTGACATCATGAGGGCGATGGGAGATAAAATCTCTTCCAAGCAGATGGCAATCAAAGCGGATGTGCCGATCATACCGGGTGTGGACCATGCGGTATATAGTGAAAAAGAAGTCATTGAGATTGCAGAGAAGGTCGGATATCCTGTGATGCTGAAAGCATCCAACGGAGGCGGCGGACGCGGCATGCGCATCGTTCACACGGCAGAAGATATGCCGAAGGAATATGCGGAAGCAAGAGATGAATCCAAAAAGGCATTCGGAGACGATCAGATTTTTATTGAAAAGTACCTGAAAAGTCCGAAACATATTGAAGTACAGATCATCGGAGATAACTACGGCAATGTCGTTCATCTGTATGACCGTGACTGTTCCGTTCAGCGGCGTCACCAGAAGGTGGTAGAGTATGCACCGGCCTTCAGCATTCCGGAAGAGACAAGGAAGGTGATATTTGACAGTTCGTTAAGGCTGGCAAAGACGGTCGGATACCGCAACGCCGGAACCTTAGAGTTTCTTGTGGATGCCGATAACAATCCTTACTTCATCGAGATGAATCCGAGGGTTCAGGTAGAACACACGGTGACAGAGATGGTAACAGGGATCGATATCGTACAGACGCAGATCCTCGTTGCTCAGGGGTATGCCCTTGACTCTGATGAGATTCAGATTCCTTCTCAGGAAAGTGTGGAAACTACGGGCTATGCTATTCAGACACGTATCACCACCGAAGATCCTTCAAACAACTTCCTGCCGGATACAGGAAAGATCACAGTATACCGTTCCGGAGCCGGAAACGGAATCCGCCTGGACGGAGGAAATGCATATGCAGGGGCAGAGATCACTCCATATTATGACAGTCTCCTCGTAAAGGCATGCTCTCATGACCGTACGTTCTTAGGGGCTGTGATGAAGTCTACCCGTGTGCTGAAAGAGACAAGAATCCGGGGTATCAAGACCAACATCCCGTTCCTGATCAATGTCCTTAACCATGAGACTTTTAAATCAGGACAGTGCTATACGACATTTATAGAAGATACTCCTGAGCTGTTCCTTTTCGCCGCATCCCAGGACCGTGCCACAAAGATTCTGGAGTTCCTCGGAAATAAAATGGTCAACGAACAGAAGGCAGAAGAAAAACCGTTTTTCGAAGACCGTGTGCTTCCGAAGTATGACAAAAAGAAAGAGATTTACGGCGCCAGGGATGAATTTTTAAAACTCGGAGCCGAAGGTTATACTCAGAAGATCTTAAATGATAAAAAACTTTATGTAACTGACACAACAATGAGAGATGCCCAGCAGTCTTTGATGGCCACCCGTATGAGAACGAAGGATCTTGCAGGGGCTGCCAAGGCATCCAACCAGTACATGGCAAATGCATTTTCCATGGAAGCGTGGGGAGGAGCCACATACGATACTTCTTACCGCTTCTTAAAGGAATCTCCGTGGGTAAGACTGGCACTCTTAAGAGAAAGAATGCCGAATACCCTGATTCAGATGCTTCTTCGGGCGTCCAATGCGGTCGGATACAAGAATTATCCGGACAATGTAGTGACAACCTTTATCGAAGAGGCGGCATCCCGCGGAGTCGATGTATTCCGTATTTTTGACAGCTTAAACTGGGTTGAGAATATGAAGCTTCCGATTGAAACGGCTTTAAAGACCGGTAAGATCGTGGAAGGAGCTATCTGTTATACCGGGGATATTCTGAATCCGGATGAGACAAAATATACACTGGATTACTATGTAAAAAAGGCAAAAGAATTGGAAAGCCTGGGATGCCACATCTTTACCATCAAAGATATGGCAGGGCTTGTAAAGCCTTATGCAGCCGAAAAGCTCATCAAAACGTTAAAAGAAGAACTGAATATACCGGTTAATCTGCATACCCATGATTCCACCGGAAACGGAGTCAGCACTCTGCTGAAAGCAGCGGAAGCGGGAGTGGATATTGTTGACTGTGCCATCGGATCTATGAGTTCCATGACAAGCAACCCGTCCATGAACTCTCTTACAGAGGCACTCAGGGGAACCGAGAGGGATACGGGATTAGTTCCGGATGAACTCACAGAATTAAGCCAGTACTATGAGAGACTGAGACCGGTTTATAAACAGTTTGAAAGCGGCATGGACGCTCCGAACACAGAGATCTACAAGTATGAGATCCCGGGAGGACAGTACTCCAACCTGCTGGCTCAGGTAAAAGAGATGGGAGCAGCAGAGGATTTTGAGGAGATCAAGAGTCTGTACAAAGATGCCAATGATCTGCTTGGAAATATTGTAAAAGTTACGCCTTCCTCTAAAGTCGTCGGAGACTTTGCCATCTTTATGTTTAAAAACGGTCTGACCAAAGAAAATATTCTGACAGAGGGCAGAGGATTATCTTATCCTGATTCCGTAGTCGAATATTTTGAAGGAATGATCGGACAGCCGGAAGGCGGATTCCCGAAAGAACTTCAGGCTATCGTGCTGAAAGGCAAAGAGCCGATCACCGTCCGTCCGGGAAGCCTGATTCCTCCGGAAGATTTCGATCAGATCAAGAAAGGGCTCAAAGAGTTCTTTTATATTGATACAATGGAAGACGAAAAGACGCTTCACCGCAAAGCCATCAGCTATGCGATGTATCCGAAAGTATATGAGGATTACTGCAGACATTTTGAGGCTTACAATGACGTCACAAGGCTGGAAAGCCATGTGTATTTCTACGGGCTGAGAAAGGGTGAGGAGACGACACTGACCATCGGAGAAGGAAAAGATTTGATCATCAAGTTTGTGGATATGTCAGAACCCGATGAGAACGGATACCGTCTGCTGGAATTCGAGGTCAACGGTTCCATGCGTGAAGTGAAGATCTTAGACCGCAACCTGGAAGTCAAGGCCGACCACAGGATCAAAGCGGATAAGAGCAATCCGGGACATTTAGGCTCAACAATTCCTGGAACCGTCGGAAAAGTCCTCGTAAAAGAGGGAGATCCGGTAACTGTGAATATGCCGCTTCTTACCGTGGAAGCAATGAAGATGGAAACCACCGTCGTATCCAAAGTTAACGGAAAGGTGGATAAGATCTACGTTAATGAAGGCGAACAGGTCAATCAGGAAGATCTGCTTGTATCTTTTGAAATCGAAGAAGAATAA
- a CDS encoding NAD(P)/FAD-dependent oxidoreductase — protein MSEVIVVGGGAAGMIAAICSAGEGNRVTLLEKNEKLGKKLFITGKGRCNLTNAGDIEDLMGHVVTNREFLYSAFYSFTNEQMMEWMEQWGCPVKVERGNRVFPVSDKSSDVIRAMERELGKRKVSVKLNTEVRQILTENGSVSGVEINGGRKLKADKVVIATGGVSYPSTGSTGDGHSFAKKTGHKVTHLDPALVPFNIDGTVCSRLQGLSLKNVEASLYADGKRIYKEFGEMLFTHFGISGPIIISASSYAVRYKGKQLKFCIDLKPALSEEQLDQRILKDFQKNINKEFKNSLGKLLPKKMIPVILELSGIPEDKKVHEITKDERRNLTALLKAMPLMVTSTRGFKEAIITHGGVDVKEINPSTMESKKVQGLYFAGEVLDLDALTGGYNLQIAWSTGYLAGMN, from the coding sequence ATGAGTGAAGTAATCGTAGTCGGAGGAGGTGCGGCGGGAATGATCGCTGCCATCTGTTCTGCAGGAGAGGGGAATCGAGTCACCCTATTAGAAAAAAACGAAAAATTGGGGAAAAAGCTTTTCATTACAGGGAAAGGCAGGTGTAATCTGACCAATGCCGGTGACATCGAAGATCTGATGGGCCATGTAGTTACCAACAGGGAATTTTTATACAGTGCATTTTATTCTTTCACCAATGAACAGATGATGGAATGGATGGAGCAATGGGGATGTCCGGTGAAAGTAGAGCGGGGGAACCGTGTGTTTCCTGTGTCTGACAAATCGTCAGACGTGATCAGAGCCATGGAGAGAGAACTTGGCAAAAGAAAGGTGTCTGTTAAGCTGAATACGGAGGTGAGACAGATTCTGACGGAGAATGGCAGCGTCAGTGGTGTTGAAATAAACGGCGGGCGAAAGCTGAAGGCGGACAAGGTAGTCATCGCAACGGGAGGCGTTTCTTATCCTTCCACAGGTTCCACCGGAGACGGGCACTCATTTGCAAAAAAAACGGGACATAAGGTGACTCATCTGGACCCGGCGCTTGTTCCTTTTAATATCGACGGGACAGTCTGCTCAAGGCTTCAGGGGCTTTCCCTTAAAAATGTGGAAGCGTCCCTCTATGCAGACGGAAAACGGATTTATAAGGAGTTCGGAGAGATGCTGTTTACTCATTTTGGCATCAGCGGACCAATTATCATAAGCGCCAGCAGCTATGCGGTGCGGTATAAAGGAAAACAGTTAAAATTTTGTATCGATCTGAAGCCGGCCTTATCGGAAGAACAGCTGGATCAGAGAATTCTGAAAGATTTTCAGAAAAATATCAATAAAGAATTCAAAAATTCTCTTGGAAAGCTGTTGCCAAAAAAAATGATCCCGGTTATCCTAGAACTATCCGGAATTCCGGAGGACAAAAAGGTTCATGAGATCACGAAGGATGAGCGGAGGAATCTCACAGCACTATTAAAAGCTATGCCTCTTATGGTCACGAGTACGAGAGGGTTTAAAGAGGCTATCATCACTCACGGCGGAGTGGATGTAAAAGAGATCAACCCGAGTACCATGGAATCCAAGAAGGTGCAGGGATTATATTTTGCAGGGGAAGTGTTGGATCTGGATGCGCTGACCGGGGGTTATAATCTTCAGATCGCATGGTCCACAGGATACCTGGCAGGAATGAATTAG
- a CDS encoding 4Fe-4S dicluster domain-containing protein: MRGIETPVREIRKKVFTEIAKFAYEQRDLEEIEDLPYELVKGELPTYRDSIYRERAVVGERIRLAMGMSLRPADKPARITKGIKQSNIAEKYYEPPLLQVIPAACNACKDRAFIVGGECQGCMAHPCMEVCPKNAISFVDGYSYIDQEKCIKCGQCQKVCPYSAIHERKRPCEVACGVGAIETDYAGRATINPDKCVSCGMCMVNCPFGAIADKSQIYQLIKAMNEGNEVIAILAPAFVGQFGPKATPAKVKAALLEIGFADVWEVAVGADAGALEEADHYAHGVATGEVPFLLTSCCPSWSMLGKKYFPELIDQISNSLTPMVATARAARQTNKNAKIVFVGPCVAKKLEASRKSVRSEVDFVITFEELDGMFTAKDIDFSTYDKEVEMNDAFGAGRGYAVASGVAAAIEACVKEYHPGVDVKIDHVEGLAECKKMLLQAKAGKKNGYLIEGMGCPGGCVAGAGTNIPVVKAGVQVKKFVNEAEQFIPPETAKY; encoded by the coding sequence ATGAGAGGAATTGAGACCCCGGTCCGAGAGATCAGAAAAAAGGTATTTACAGAGATTGCTAAATTTGCCTATGAACAAAGAGACCTTGAAGAAATCGAGGATCTGCCGTACGAATTAGTGAAAGGTGAGCTGCCGACATACCGCGACAGTATTTATCGTGAAAGGGCAGTGGTAGGAGAGAGAATCCGTCTTGCCATGGGGATGTCTTTAAGACCTGCTGATAAGCCTGCAAGAATAACAAAAGGAATCAAACAGAGCAACATTGCTGAAAAATACTACGAGCCGCCGCTTCTGCAGGTGATCCCGGCAGCATGCAACGCCTGCAAGGACAGAGCATTCATTGTAGGAGGAGAGTGTCAGGGATGTATGGCACATCCATGTATGGAAGTATGTCCGAAAAATGCAATCAGTTTTGTGGACGGATATTCCTACATTGATCAGGAAAAGTGCATTAAGTGCGGACAGTGCCAGAAAGTATGCCCATACAGTGCGATCCATGAGAGAAAAAGGCCGTGTGAAGTAGCCTGTGGCGTGGGAGCGATCGAGACTGATTATGCAGGACGTGCTACCATTAATCCTGACAAATGTGTATCCTGCGGCATGTGCATGGTCAACTGTCCGTTTGGAGCCATTGCAGACAAGTCACAGATCTACCAGCTGATCAAAGCCATGAATGAAGGCAACGAAGTCATCGCCATCCTGGCCCCTGCTTTTGTTGGACAGTTTGGGCCGAAGGCAACCCCTGCCAAGGTGAAGGCCGCACTGCTGGAGATCGGATTTGCCGACGTATGGGAAGTGGCAGTGGGAGCGGATGCAGGTGCCCTGGAAGAAGCGGATCACTATGCACATGGAGTTGCTACAGGAGAGGTGCCGTTCCTTTTGACCTCCTGCTGTCCGTCCTGGTCTATGCTCGGGAAAAAGTACTTCCCTGAACTGATCGACCAGATTTCAAATTCACTGACCCCGATGGTGGCGACAGCCAGAGCCGCAAGACAGACCAACAAGAACGCAAAAATCGTATTCGTCGGTCCTTGTGTGGCTAAAAAACTGGAAGCTTCCAGAAAGTCTGTCAGAAGTGAAGTGGATTTTGTCATTACATTTGAAGAATTGGACGGCATGTTTACCGCCAAGGATATTGATTTCAGTACTTACGACAAGGAAGTCGAGATGAACGATGCGTTCGGTGCAGGACGCGGATATGCAGTCGCAAGCGGTGTTGCCGCGGCTATTGAAGCATGCGTAAAAGAATACCATCCGGGAGTGGATGTGAAGATTGACCATGTGGAAGGACTCGCAGAATGCAAGAAGATGCTTCTTCAGGCAAAAGCCGGCAAGAAGAACGGGTACCTGATCGAAGGAATGGGATGTCCGGGAGGATGCGTTGCCGGAGCCGGAACCAATATCCCGGTAGTCAAAGCGGGTGTACAGGTTAAGAAGTTCGTGAATGAAGCAGAGCAGTTCATTCCGCCTGAGACAGCAAAATACTGA